One window from the genome of Synergistota bacterium encodes:
- a CDS encoding HypC/HybG/HupF family hydrogenase formation chaperone, translated as MCLAVPHRIIEINGNEAIAEIGGIRKRTRIDLLEDVKVGDYVLVHAGFAIEKLKPEEAREIIDAWREITES; from the coding sequence TTGTGTTTAGCAGTTCCACACAGAATAATTGAGATAAACGGAAATGAAGCTATAGCTGAGATCGGAGGAATAAGAAAAAGAACAAGAATAGATCTGCTTGAGGATGTCAAGGTTGGAGACTATGTGCTGGTTCACGCGGGGTTCGCCATAGAAAAGCTTAAACCCGAGGAGGCAAGAGAGATAATTGACGCTTGGAGAGAAATTACGGAATCTTAA